The Scyliorhinus torazame isolate Kashiwa2021f chromosome 7, sScyTor2.1, whole genome shotgun sequence genome has a window encoding:
- the adirf gene encoding adipogenesis regulatory factor isoform X2 produces the protein MASMKKSLEELKNTTQTAAKGMAGTTVQAAQEAVQQVAESSKETTRTATEEASKQTQTAINSVASKAQDSIKGFGQRLVQK, from the exons atggCATCTATGAAAAAATCCCTTGAAGAGCTGAAGAACACAACGCAGACGGCTGCAAAGGGGATGGCAGGCACAACAG TGCAGGCAGCTCAAGAGGCAGTTCAACAAGTGGCCGAATCATCCAAGGAAACTACTAGAACAG CTACTGAAGAAGCTTCAAAACAGACACAAACTGCTATCAACTCTGTTGCTTCCAAAGCACAGGACAGCATCAAGGGTTTCGGGCAGAGGCTTGTGCAGAAATGA
- the adirf gene encoding adipogenesis regulatory factor isoform X1: MASMKKSLEELKNTTQTAAKGMAGTTVKLFPHLLVQAAQEAVQQVAESSKETTRTATEEASKQTQTAINSVASKAQDSIKGFGQRLVQK, encoded by the exons atggCATCTATGAAAAAATCCCTTGAAGAGCTGAAGAACACAACGCAGACGGCTGCAAAGGGGATGGCAGGCACAACAG TTAAACTTTTTCCTCACCTTTTAGTGCAGGCAGCTCAAGAGGCAGTTCAACAAGTGGCCGAATCATCCAAGGAAACTACTAGAACAG CTACTGAAGAAGCTTCAAAACAGACACAAACTGCTATCAACTCTGTTGCTTCCAAAGCACAGGACAGCATCAAGGGTTTCGGGCAGAGGCTTGTGCAGAAATGA